From the genome of Primulina huaijiensis isolate GDHJ02 chromosome 11, ASM1229523v2, whole genome shotgun sequence:
aaaacatTATCTTAGAAATTCGTCCTCTTCATCATCAAACATTGTAAGACGTGTCCATATACTTTTTAGGCTAGAATCtttatttgtaaataaatataaaaaacgataaaaattttgttaaataatataatttactattaagtataattaaaaaatgtgtttaacatttgagttaaaaatataaaaacacaCATATACATTACTAAAATTATTGATGCCTAAAAAAATGCAATGTCTTATAAGATATGTTACCCGATTCGTACCTGTTAAgatcaaaattaataaaacacATGACATGAAACAGGTCGGATCCTATTGCCATCCCTAGTTCCATTATtttatagcaaaaacttgtatgagacggtctcacaggtcgtattttttgagacagatctcttatttgagtcatccatgaaaaaatattactttttatgctaagagtattacttttattgtgaatatcgatagggttaacccgtctcacggataaagatctattagatcgtctcacaagagacttactcttatTTTATTTGTACCACGTTTTCTTCACCTAATATTCTCCGGCGAAATGAACAATGCGCTAGGCCAAGTTAAAAATTTGAAGAACAGCTAAATATCTGTGTGGATTTCATCTAAATGAGACTTTGAAAAACTAGCACTCATAAAAAAGATCTAAAAAAGTGATGTGTCTCTGCCAGCTCAGCAGGGCATCAATATTGGGTTCTCCAATAACAACATGAGAAGTATCGCCGTTTTTGTCCTCAGTACCAAAGAAATATATAACGCAGGAAAAAACACATCCAGCATTCTCTCGCCTCCCTGAGCTTGATTCGAGCATAGACGAGAAAAGCGAATGGGCGCTCAGCGGAACCTCCTCAAGGTGTATCCAAACATGGGTACTCAACGTAGCAGTCCGAAAGCATATTCAAACCAAAGAACCCCTACGCTAAAATGTCTTCTAGATATTGATTCCAGGCACAATTCCAGCAGGCAGGCACATAACAGTTCGGACCATGATGAAACTCTATCTCTGATTTCTTATTGTTCATATGTTTATACGTTCAACGATCCTGCTGAATCTCCTTCGCAACATTATCTTAAGCGTGATAAACTCATAAACCTTCTTTCCATCATCAAGTCGTGGAAAAAATTTGTCCCTGATAAAATCCTACCGCCCCTGTTTACCATGATATCAGTTAACATCTTCAGGCACCTCCCTCCACCCAATGCTGCTTGTATCATCAGCATCTTGCCTGATGATGATGACCTTGTTGCGACACCTGCAGCTGCCTGGTTGCACCTACAAATAGCATATGACATCCTCCTATGGCTGATTATCAGCTTAGAACCAAAGGTGCTGAGTGAATACATAGATCATCCTTTCATTCTTGGTTTGCTCAATCTTTTCCAGTCTGAAGATCCGAGGGAACGAGAAATCTTGAAGAATGTGTTCCACAAGATATATTCTAAGTTCCTCTCCTCGAGATCATTCATGAGAAAAGCGATGAATGATGTTTTGTTGACCTACATTTTTGACACAGAACAGAGACACTGTGGAATTGGAGATCTACTGGAGATTTGGGGAACCATAATCAATGGATTTAGCATTCCATTAAAGGAAGAACACAAGGTTTTCTTAACGAGAGTGCTTATTCCCTTGCACAGGCCGAAAGCTTTGCAGGTATTCCACAGGCAGTTGGCTTACTGTGTCTACCAATTTGTGGAGAAGGAACCGATGCTTGGGGTTGCTGTGGTTAAAGGTATTTTGAGATATTGGCCCCGGACTAATTGTCCGAAGGAAGTTTTACTAATAGGGGAGTTGGAAGAATTAGTGGAAAACATGGGTCCTGGACAGTATAAGATTCTTGCTCTGCCTTTGTGCAAACAGATAACAAAGTGTTCGAACAGTTGGAATTCACAGGTAAATTGTGTTCCAAATTATTTTGTCCTGAATGTTTCTACCAAGGGATTGATTCTTGCAACTATTTTTAACTCCTACGACATGCAACAAAATCATTTCTACAAGGTTATTGAAGCAATTATATTCATTTAACCAGCGTAAACTACGAGTGTTTAGTATATCTTCACTTCTCTGAATTCCCCCATCCTATTCTTAGTTCGCGACAAATAGCAGAATCTAAGAGAAAACATGTACGGAATTTAAGTCGGTTACCAGATAGATCTTGTGTTCTGTCATTTTCTGGATGCAGGTTGCAGAACGTGCACTCTACATTTGGAACAATGAGCAATTTGTAAAGATGGCATCCGAAGCAATAGATGATGTATTTCCCATTGTAGTAAAAGGAATGGAGAGTAACCTGAAATGGCATTGGAACAGATGCGTGCGAGAGCTGACTGAAAACGTGAAAGAAATGTTAGAAGAAATGGAACCAAACTTGTACTCCAAGTGCTTATCGCAGATTGATTCCTCAATTAATGAAGTGGAGATGAGGCGGATAGAAAATTGGAAAAGAGTAGAAATGGCTGCGAAAATTAATCGAATCATCCAAGAATCTCAATGTCAGCGCGATTATGTAAAGAGAAGAAGTGCGGGAATTCAAAAATAGTAGTGTAAAAAATTTAATGCACATTGGATGTGCTAATGAGAACATTAAATTCTTTATTAAGTTCTTTCTTCCTAATTACGCTAAAAAATCAAAGAACCTAAAAAGCTTTACTTTTAATATACGAAAAATTAAAacagattttgagaaaaataaggaGAAAAAGAGGAGGAAAAAAACTCAACAGAAAATCAACATTTGTTTCTTAAATAAATCTGGAAGGAGCATCACCAGTTTATGGTGATATATGACACATAGCTGCATGTGTTTGAgagggaaaagaaaatcaaaagtgAATGCATATGAAGAAACTGGAGAAACTATCAAAGCCTTCAATGGACAATCAGTTCATAACTAATATCACCTTTGCCATGATGGTTGCAAGAACACAATTTATCACAGCACTCTGACTCAACAGCTATAAAACCCCAAAAGATTGTCCTGttttaacataatataaaaaaatttccattGGGTGTTTCTGCCTGACGAATGCTTCCAATAACTTAGGTAGAGTCTGACTCTGTTAAAAAATGTTTCCTAATAAAGGTGTTCTGCTCCAGAGAAATGGTTAGGTCAATCCCCAAAGCGCATGCGCCTATGGCTAGAATACAGAGAAGAATAATGTTACAAGATACAGAATTATGTCTAAGTAGCTATGTCCTTTTAGAAAACAGAGAACCGAGTCCATTTTCAGTCTCCTCCATAATAAGTTAATGAAGCATTTTGGCTTCTAAGCAGCGTGTCACCAAAGAACCAAGTTGGAATGAGTGTTAAGAATTTGTCAAGAACTAAAAAAGAGATGCGACTTACGGCTATTAATTAATCATTCTAAACTCCAACAAGACGAGACAAATAAGGATTGACATTCCAATCATAAGGTACCAGCCCAAACTAGAGTGCTAGAGAATTAAACATTCCTTATGTCAAGTCAGAGAAGAAAAGCATATAATTGACCATCAACTCAAACCGCCCCAATTTCACGTTTCTCTATTGCACACACCCCAAAGACATTCTTCTAAACATGTCACAATGTGCAATAAGTATCATCATTTTGAAGACAATTACAAGTAAGAAATCATACAAAAATGGGTCCACCAGACTGATGCCagcaaattttgttttttaaatgaaGCTCTAAGAAAATGTAATGCATAGTTCCTAATTTAAGACGGTTTAATTTCATacagaaaaaattaaaacaaaaggaGAAAGGAAGATCTAATAATTCTTTGAGACTTTTAGATTTATCCAAACTGAAAATTTATGAAACTGAATTTAATTATTCCCTCCCTTTCAGTGCAAACATCAAATACAGTTAAAGTTAAACAACTAAAAAAATAGCAAGGACTGATAATGTTGCAAATTTTTATaggagaaaagaaggaaaaattcaaGCAGTACTGACCTTTTTCATCATTTTATCCAGCACTGAATCTCCAAATGGCTGGTATCCAGCACCAACGAACTATGGACCTACAGACTCCTTATTCTCAGCGCCGAAAAATAGAAGGTTGAAGAGGCAAAACCAGGAGAGCATTTGAAACATCACCGTACACGTTCTCCATACCAGCAACCTGCCGATTGAAATTCCCCTCTAAGAATCACATAAAAATACAATCAAAACAGAATTGAGACTTGAAAATAACTCACAGTACCATGCTAAGATACCATTACAACAAAAGCTGATCCTTTCTTCTTAGAACTCTTAATGCACGGTATATTTCTTCCAAGTTGAAGTAGCAGCTGCCTTTTTTGTTGGAATGCTTTGAGGAATTCCTGATGTTAAAGTCTCTTTCTTTTTACGAGATGTAGATCTTGATGTTACTACTTAGATTTTTATCCTTCACACTTCATAGGAAAAGTTTGAATCTTTAGAAATTCAACATGTGCATTAGGGTCATGGTGATCTTGTCTCTGTGAAACTCCCTAACCTTCGATCCAGATGCTTTCTTAATCTTTTCCTCTGAAATTTTGCCACCTTCCTCTCTAGTTGGCAAGCCCAAAACAGCATAATGGTTGACTTCAACATCTATATCACCAAAAACCAAATAAGGCATCTAACATACATATGGAAAAAAAGGTGCGTAAGATTAGTAAGCCTTTCGCAGTAACAATACAGGTCTTCGTTAAGATCCTTGCAACCATAGAATGAAAGGACGACTCAGAAGTTAGATATCAAGACTTTCAACCTTCTCAGTTTAACCAGTGTACTCTTCTGCAGACCACCAAACAGCTCAACTCCATATCTCAAGTGAACAAACAGATTTTCTTGGCCTGAAATAAGCACATAAAAGttgtaaatttaaaatataagtcATCTAAGAAACACACTTAAACACAATCACTAGAAAACAAACAGCtaaagggaaaagaaaaaaaaaacagaagcaTATGCAACAGAAActaaaataaatcaatataatttGCAAATTAAGGAACTGGAATTGGATAAATTTCtgaaacaattaattgaaataaactGCCTAGATGGGTGGNaaaaaaaaaaaaaaaaaaaaaaaaaaaaaaaaaaaaatctgcgcgGAAATCATGAGTTCAAAATACATGAAGTGGAGCTGATAAATTTGTTGATCAAATTCgaagcaaaaaaaaataaaaatgaaacgacacattaaaaaaaacgaaaattaaaaggaaGTCCGCACCTCCAGTCGAAGAAATAACAAAGCCGTCACTGGCGGCGACCACAACCACGATTGTCCGTACGTACGAGTGCTGATCAATGCTGGTTCAAAGATTTGAACTGAACAGCCTTACACAGGACTTCGAATCTTTGACAATGGGCTCGAATGGGCCTTACTTCAAATGGGCTTCTTTTGTTTTCGTTTCAAGAGCCCAGTATTTTTTAAACTTACCAATGGGGGTGACTGGTGAACAAGGTTGTAAAGGTCCATCCGTTAGGTTTTCGAGTCATCttgaaatatatttgttttgtaTTCGAGTTTATCAAATTTGATTAACACTCAAGCATGTTCGAAAATTTTTCCAAGTCAAAATCGagctcaaattattttgttcgataattCGCAAGTCAGTAGCCACTCGCAagtcttaatattttattaatataattcaattatatattaaaaaaataaatatcgaACCTTTCGAGAACTTATTTTCCAACATTAATTCGAATAATTTACAAACATGTTTGAATATTTCGAGCCAAACTCAACTTTTTACTTGGCTTCTCCTTTAGCTTGGTAAGTTGTGATGTTGGGCATTTCAAAATGCAGAGTCACTTAATCCTCAGATCTTGATAATATCGACTAAACAGGTGAAAGAAGCATACAATAAAGGCGTAACAAAAATAATAGGGTTATTTGATTATTAGTAAACTTTGAACTGAACAAAAAGACACGTTCTCATAAGAATTAtcacaaaaaaatttgtgaaacagtctcatgagtcaattttgtgagacatgttttctatttgggttatccatgaaaaattattattttttatattgaatatTGACATAAATGACTCGTCTCACGAAaatccgtgagaccatctcacaagagacttactcaaaaattatatcatgACACGTAGAGAAAGTACTAAcagtaattatatattattattttattaagtttcagacttgtttaaaaattatttgattacaGTAATATGAATTTATAGGTATAAAAATACAATACAGTTCATTTAGTTATTGGGCAcaacaagtaaaaaaaaaaaaaaacaaattaattgcATTTCACTTGTCCATTGCAAGAAACTGCATGAGGTTTCATCTCCCAATCTTCCACTAGGTAATGCAGTCTCTCACTTCAACTCAATTTTTGTGAtgataattatttcaattaaaacaacataaaaatgaTTTCCTCAATGCACATCGAAGAATAATAAGAAACATAGGACGTTTTTTCGGATCACGCACTGACCCGCGCCGACCATTGGCTTCAAGGTATGTCATGATTTTTCTTTGTTACAAAAGTTTTGAGGGTTTCTAGATTTGTTGGGATTCTTATGAACTTTACATTTTTAGAAGATTATAGGTGCTTAATTAGTTTATGGCTTTTTTCAAAAGCACTTTATATAATTGGTGGGTTGAATGCCTTATCCTTTAGATGGGTAAATAAATTAGTCCAACTCCTCATAAATATCATAAtcatcgagttttatatttttttttggtaaaattaaaaatttcaaaattgggtattttaagatttaaaatgatAATAACTCAGtgttaatcataaaaattatatgGATTAAATGCTACAGTAGgtgaaattttgattaaatagCACACTGATATATgccaaaaatttgatgaaatataactaaaatacatattttactCCTTATAACcaaatgatatatttaaatttgaagaaTTGTGTAGCCATTAtacaaaatgattttttaaaaatctgaaaaattatgcatgtttaaatataAGTTATAATGGGTTAATGACCTTAATTTGACTAATATGTGAGAAAATGTTTTtagtttaatataattttaattatatctaATTAATCAATTGATTAAATAACATATACATACAAATTTTTTAATGTTAATAGTAAACATTAAAGAATATTTTGGTatctttaattgttttttaaatatatattatcaaatatttaaaatttaacttttataatgaaattaataaaaattaataaaagatTAGAagttaacttaaaattttatgtaagaagtatatatatatatatacatagtaTATATCAAGTGTTACTGTGGCAATAAAACCTTAAAAACACAGGCAGTGGGAATATGCCTGACACACTATTTTTTGTTGGACAGATATTATTTATATGGATAATGTCAATATCTACTCAGTTTGATCACTcgaaatatatatcatatgttGAGTGGATAAAAACAATATCTATATAGACATCATAAACAAtacttgaattttatatcagaacTAAAACAATATCGGGCGTCCAATTCGAGTCAAAAATGGATCGGGTGATTATAAACCTTGGGTTGAGTCGGCTCGATTTGATCTCAATTGagatgaatcttttttttaatctcaGATTTTTTAGGAATCAAACTTACGTTAACTCAAAATAAGTTTTTACTTATTTTAACAATatctattttcaaaattaaaaaaaataatcaaaaaatttaatatgtacaaaatgaaaatataaaatatttgtaaatGAAAATTTGAGTAATTTATACAAGAAACTTTTAGTGTAGAGTTGATTTCATTGTATCTTAAAGAATCTGTCTCATACACGTACATATATAAATGTGTTTAGTGTAGAGTTGATTTCATTGTATCTTAAAGAATCTGTCTCATACACGTACATATATAAATGTGTTTAGTGTAGAGTTGATTTCATTGTATCTTAAAGAATCTGTCTCATACACGTANAGCTATtatgttgatatatatatatatatatagctatTATGTTGATTTTAGTAAGCTTTATATGAAgtgaagaaaattattaatacaaaattaatgctatttttataaaacaataaatttacgaaaaataatttttaatattttgttatttttcgataatatttaatttactaatttttatatttattttttttctttattattcttaataatttagtaaataataataatttattcagaataattcaaatttgagaaaatattaACATGTTTTAGTAGTGTATATATATCCAATCCTCCGACAGGTACGGAAATGATGATGGAATTGAATAATCGGAGGAAATGAGGatgaatataataaatgaaTATGAGGACGGAAGATATAAAATTCTACCCAAACCCGACTCATTGTCGTCCCTATATAGTGCATCACCTTCTACTACACCATTTAAATGTTCGTTATGGTTCAAGCGTTAACCGGTAAGGATAGCATGGAAAATAACCCTTTTGTGAAAAATGAAATATTCCACAAAATAGAGCTTTGATTAAATTCAGCTTTCAAGATAGCCTGCCCTTTCTCACATTCACCCTTATGCCAGAGGCATGTATTAGCCTTCAGTTGACAGTTACACATTACATTAAAGAAGTCAAGGGCTGCTGCATATAAATTTCAAGAATCTACCAGTATTCAGGTGTCCGATCAAGAGCTGCTGGGTTCGTGTACATCACGGGGCCGGACTGTTTGGAGGGAGTCGACTGATGCCACCACCTTTCACGGATAAGTTAGGACTCCGAACCGAGCTAGCCCTGCTCACAAGGTGTGAGTCAAGAAACACCACGACAACCGTGATGTCATCATGGAAATGACGACGAACCCCACGGTCGATTTTCTTTAAGTCAGAGTACCTCATCTCCCTCTTCTTTGCTGCCTCTTGCAATGCAACTTTCACTAATCTCCTCGCAATCCCCTAAAACATTTAGAATCCATTGTTGAAAACAAATACGAGCACAGTTGATAAGAGATACAGCTTGCTAGGCTCTGTCCTAGTTATCCAACAAAATCTAAAGCATATTGCTGCAACAGAGGTTAAAGTAGATATATAAGAGTTGAATGAACAGCCAAATATCTTACATTACGTGGATGATTTTGGACTAGATCAACGGCTTCTTGATTGGAAAAATGCTCCCAAAGGCCATCTGATGCAAATATAATGAACTGATCATGTGGCAGCAACTGGTGGACGGTAATTGAAGGTTCCGAGCTCAAAATTGGCCTTCTGAAAGGTTCACGGAGTCGAAATTTTTGATACAACGGTTCCCTATTGAATTCTGTATTTTTCAGATACACGTCTCCAATTGACCTTGAAATCTGTAAAACAACAACTCTTATCAAATACAGTACAAACAACAGGTggaaatcaaattcaaaatatttatgagAGATGAAGAATGTTTAGGAGATATTTTATATTTAGCCTATCAAACAATAGATATATCGCTTACAGAAAACAACAGAATTTACATTTTCCACACACTTAGATTATTACTTGGAGGATATCTTTCCATCGCTCTCCGCCAAATGATCGCACAAAAAAATATACCAACCTGTATAAGACCCTTCACGCGCCATACGTTATGCTTTAGAACCACAATTTGTGAGTCGTCAGGGTGTTGAGACTTTAGTTCTTGTCTCACA
Proteins encoded in this window:
- the LOC140988587 gene encoding serine/threonine protein phosphatase 2A 57 kDa regulatory subunit B' beta isoform-like gives rise to the protein MGAQRNLLKVYPNMGTQRSSPKAYSNQRTPTLKCLLDIDSRHNSSRQAHNSSDHDETLSLISYCSYVYTFNDPAESPSQHYLKRDKLINLLSIIKSWKKFVPDKILPPLFTMISVNIFRHLPPPNAACIISILPDDDDLVATPAAAWLHLQIAYDILLWLIISLEPKVLSEYIDHPFILGLLNLFQSEDPREREILKNVFHKIYSKFLSSRSFMRKAMNDVLLTYIFDTEQRHCGIGDLLEIWGTIINGFSIPLKEEHKVFLTRVLIPLHRPKALQVFHRQLAYCVYQFVEKEPMLGVAVVKGILRYWPRTNCPKEVLLIGELEELVENMGPGQYKILALPLCKQITKCSNSWNSQVAERALYIWNNEQFVKMASEAIDDVFPIVVKGMESNLKWHWNRCVRELTENVKEMLEEMEPNLYSKCLSQIDSSINEVEMRRIENWKRVEMAAKINRIIQESQCQRDYVKRRSAGIQK